The Gasterosteus aculeatus chromosome 17, fGasAcu3.hap1.1, whole genome shotgun sequence genome includes a window with the following:
- the LOC120835331 gene encoding E3 ubiquitin-protein ligase MARCHF9 isoform X1, translated as MSKGRKHPKSVKKQIYEGTLVTWWMDCETTKDPRSAVASNHRRTGTGTDPDTRTGMRGLAIGGCGWPPLYCSHRDAEEDYYGSDSRPRSVELGDAEEDNPEGRGLDAASLPSLSESGTRSPQCRICFQGPEKGELLSPCRCAGSVRCTHQSCLIRWISERGCWSCEICYFKYQVLAISTKNPLQWQAISLTVIEKVQIAAIVLGSLFLIASLSWLVWSSLSPSAKWQRQDLLFQICYGMYGFMDIVCVGLIIHEGSSVYRIFKRWQAMNQQWKVLNYEKAKDLGDPSSCSSKGRVDRDSGSGQRASRPVRTILNHHCGYTILHILRQLRPNSLRRANHEVVMRVTTV; from the exons ATGTCGAAGGGACGAAAACACCCTAAGTctgtcaaaaaacaaatatacgagGGGACACTGGTGACTTGGTGGATGGACTGCGAGACAACAAAGGACCCGCGCTCTGCTGTCGCATCCAACCA CAGGAGGACCGGCACGGGCACAGACCCGGACACGCGCACCGGGATGCGAGGGCTCGCTATAGGAGGCTGCGGTTGGCCACCGCTGTACTGCTCTCACCGGGACGCCGAGGAGGACTATTATGGGTCTGACTCCCGGCCACGCAGCGTGGAATTGGGGGATGCCGAAGAAGACAACCCCGAGGGAAGAGGCCTGGACGCCGCGTCCCTCCCGAGTCTCTCGGAGAGCGGGACGCGATCACCGCAGTGCCGGATCTGCTTCCAAGGACCGGAGAAG GGAGAGCTGTTGAGCCCTTGTCGCTGTGCCGGCTCCGTGCGTTGTACTCACCAGTCCTGCCTTATCCGCTGGATCAGTGAGAGAGGCTGCTGGAGCTGTGAGATCTGCTATTTCAAGTACCAGGTCTTGGCCATCAGCACCAAAAACCCACTTCAG TGGCAGGCCATCTCTCTGACTGTCATTGAGAAGGTGCAGATTGCAGCCATCGTCTTGGGCTCTTTGTTCCTCATCGCCAGTCTTTCCTGGTTGGTGTGGTCTTCTCTCAGCCCTTCAGCCAAATGGCAGCGGCAGGACCTTCTCTTCCAGATATGCTACGGCATGTATGGCTTCATGGACATAGTTTGTGTTG GCCTTATAATCCACGAAGGGTCGTCTGTTTACCGGATCTTTAAGCGCTGGCAGGCGATGAACCAGCAGTGGAAAGTGCTGAATTATGAGAAAGCGAAGGACCTCGGTGACCCCAGCAGTTGCAGCAGTAAAGGTCGTGTTGACAGGGACTCAGGCAGCGGACAAAGGGCGAGTCGACCTGTCCGGACTATTCTCAACCACCATTGTGGCTATACCATTTTGCACATCCTCCGCCAGTTAAGACCCAACAGTCTGCGCAGAGCCAACCATGAGGTGGTAATGAGGGTGACCACTGTATGA
- the LOC120835331 gene encoding E3 ubiquitin-protein ligase MARCHF9 isoform X2 yields the protein MSKGRKHPKSVKKQIYEGTLVTWWMDCETTKDPRSAVASNQRTGTGTDPDTRTGMRGLAIGGCGWPPLYCSHRDAEEDYYGSDSRPRSVELGDAEEDNPEGRGLDAASLPSLSESGTRSPQCRICFQGPEKGELLSPCRCAGSVRCTHQSCLIRWISERGCWSCEICYFKYQVLAISTKNPLQWQAISLTVIEKVQIAAIVLGSLFLIASLSWLVWSSLSPSAKWQRQDLLFQICYGMYGFMDIVCVGLIIHEGSSVYRIFKRWQAMNQQWKVLNYEKAKDLGDPSSCSSKGRVDRDSGSGQRASRPVRTILNHHCGYTILHILRQLRPNSLRRANHEVVMRVTTV from the exons ATGTCGAAGGGACGAAAACACCCTAAGTctgtcaaaaaacaaatatacgagGGGACACTGGTGACTTGGTGGATGGACTGCGAGACAACAAAGGACCCGCGCTCTGCTGTCGCATCCAACCA GAGGACCGGCACGGGCACAGACCCGGACACGCGCACCGGGATGCGAGGGCTCGCTATAGGAGGCTGCGGTTGGCCACCGCTGTACTGCTCTCACCGGGACGCCGAGGAGGACTATTATGGGTCTGACTCCCGGCCACGCAGCGTGGAATTGGGGGATGCCGAAGAAGACAACCCCGAGGGAAGAGGCCTGGACGCCGCGTCCCTCCCGAGTCTCTCGGAGAGCGGGACGCGATCACCGCAGTGCCGGATCTGCTTCCAAGGACCGGAGAAG GGAGAGCTGTTGAGCCCTTGTCGCTGTGCCGGCTCCGTGCGTTGTACTCACCAGTCCTGCCTTATCCGCTGGATCAGTGAGAGAGGCTGCTGGAGCTGTGAGATCTGCTATTTCAAGTACCAGGTCTTGGCCATCAGCACCAAAAACCCACTTCAG TGGCAGGCCATCTCTCTGACTGTCATTGAGAAGGTGCAGATTGCAGCCATCGTCTTGGGCTCTTTGTTCCTCATCGCCAGTCTTTCCTGGTTGGTGTGGTCTTCTCTCAGCCCTTCAGCCAAATGGCAGCGGCAGGACCTTCTCTTCCAGATATGCTACGGCATGTATGGCTTCATGGACATAGTTTGTGTTG GCCTTATAATCCACGAAGGGTCGTCTGTTTACCGGATCTTTAAGCGCTGGCAGGCGATGAACCAGCAGTGGAAAGTGCTGAATTATGAGAAAGCGAAGGACCTCGGTGACCCCAGCAGTTGCAGCAGTAAAGGTCGTGTTGACAGGGACTCAGGCAGCGGACAAAGGGCGAGTCGACCTGTCCGGACTATTCTCAACCACCATTGTGGCTATACCATTTTGCACATCCTCCGCCAGTTAAGACCCAACAGTCTGCGCAGAGCCAACCATGAGGTGGTAATGAGGGTGACCACTGTATGA
- the LOC120835331 gene encoding E3 ubiquitin-protein ligase MARCHF9 isoform X3: protein MRGLAIGGCGWPPLYCSHRDAEEDYYGSDSRPRSVELGDAEEDNPEGRGLDAASLPSLSESGTRSPQCRICFQGPEKGELLSPCRCAGSVRCTHQSCLIRWISERGCWSCEICYFKYQVLAISTKNPLQWQAISLTVIEKVQIAAIVLGSLFLIASLSWLVWSSLSPSAKWQRQDLLFQICYGMYGFMDIVCVGLIIHEGSSVYRIFKRWQAMNQQWKVLNYEKAKDLGDPSSCSSKGRVDRDSGSGQRASRPVRTILNHHCGYTILHILRQLRPNSLRRANHEVVMRVTTV from the exons ATGCGAGGGCTCGCTATAGGAGGCTGCGGTTGGCCACCGCTGTACTGCTCTCACCGGGACGCCGAGGAGGACTATTATGGGTCTGACTCCCGGCCACGCAGCGTGGAATTGGGGGATGCCGAAGAAGACAACCCCGAGGGAAGAGGCCTGGACGCCGCGTCCCTCCCGAGTCTCTCGGAGAGCGGGACGCGATCACCGCAGTGCCGGATCTGCTTCCAAGGACCGGAGAAG GGAGAGCTGTTGAGCCCTTGTCGCTGTGCCGGCTCCGTGCGTTGTACTCACCAGTCCTGCCTTATCCGCTGGATCAGTGAGAGAGGCTGCTGGAGCTGTGAGATCTGCTATTTCAAGTACCAGGTCTTGGCCATCAGCACCAAAAACCCACTTCAG TGGCAGGCCATCTCTCTGACTGTCATTGAGAAGGTGCAGATTGCAGCCATCGTCTTGGGCTCTTTGTTCCTCATCGCCAGTCTTTCCTGGTTGGTGTGGTCTTCTCTCAGCCCTTCAGCCAAATGGCAGCGGCAGGACCTTCTCTTCCAGATATGCTACGGCATGTATGGCTTCATGGACATAGTTTGTGTTG GCCTTATAATCCACGAAGGGTCGTCTGTTTACCGGATCTTTAAGCGCTGGCAGGCGATGAACCAGCAGTGGAAAGTGCTGAATTATGAGAAAGCGAAGGACCTCGGTGACCCCAGCAGTTGCAGCAGTAAAGGTCGTGTTGACAGGGACTCAGGCAGCGGACAAAGGGCGAGTCGACCTGTCCGGACTATTCTCAACCACCATTGTGGCTATACCATTTTGCACATCCTCCGCCAGTTAAGACCCAACAGTCTGCGCAGAGCCAACCATGAGGTGGTAATGAGGGTGACCACTGTATGA
- the mettl1 gene encoding tRNA (guanine-N(7)-)-methyltransferase: MTSSMPQKRYYRQRAHSNPMAHHTFNYPVCPEEMDWSELYADFITGNPSDKDTPRVEFADIGCGYGGLLVELSPLFPDKLILGMEIRVKVSDYVQDRIRSLRASEPGLYQNIACIRSNAMKYLPNFFFKGQLSKMFFLFPDPHFKKTKHKWRIISPTLLAEYAYTLRLGGLVYTITDVEEVHVWMVKHFTEHPLFTRVLDEELVGDVIVDRLGTCTEEGKKVQRNGGKNFLAVFRRIEDSN, from the exons ATGACTTCGTCAATGCCGCAGAAACGTTACTACAGACAGCGAGCACATTCAAACCCGATGGCGCACCACACGTTCAATTA TCCCGTGTGTCCCGAGGAGATGGACTGGTCCGAACTGTATGCAGACTTCATCACTGGCAACCCGTCCGACAAAGACACTCCCAGAGTTGAGTTTGCTGACATCGGATGTGGATATGGGGGGCTTTTAG TGGAGCTATCTCCACTTTTTCCAGACAAGCTCATCCTGGGCATGGAGATCCGAGTGAAGGTGTCTGACTATGTTCAGGATCGTATCCGATCCCTGCGGGCCTCGGAACCGGGACTCTACCAGAACATCGCCTGCATTCGCTCCAATGCGATGAAGTATCTCCCCAACTTCTTCTTTAAAGGACAG CTCAGTAAGATGTTCTTCCTCTTTCCTGACCCTCACTTCAAGAAGACAAAGCACAAGTGGAGGATTATTAGTCCCACGTTGTTGGCAGAGTACGCCTACACGCTGAGACTCGGG GGTTTGGTGTACACCATCACAGATGTGGAGGAAGTGCACGTCTGGATGGTGAAGCACTTCACCGAACATCCGCTGTTCACACGTGTCCTCGATGAAGAACTG GTTGGAGATGTGATCGTCGATCGTTTGGGTACCTGTacagaggaagggaagaaagtGCAGAGAAATGGAGGGAAGAATTTCCTCGCAGTTTTCCGAAGGATTGAGGATTCAAACTAA
- the cyp27b1 gene encoding 25-hydroxyvitamin D-1 alpha hydroxylase, mitochondrial — protein sequence MIPVRRMLQQALRVSGRSAFPLLKWMERWAEGASAKPQALRTLDDMPGPSVGRFAWDLFARRGLSRLHELQVEGVQRYGPMWKASFGPILTVHVADPVLIEQVLRQEGQHPMRSDLSSWKDYRKLRDHHYGLLTAEGEEWQSVRSLLGKHMLRPKAVEAYDKTLNAVVSDLIAKLRLCRRSQGLVSDIASEFYRFGLEGISSVLFESRIGCLDEVVPEETERFIQSINTMFVMTLLTMAMPKWLHRLFPKPWNIFCQCWDYMFDFAKGHIDQRLTSEAEKVACGEEVEGRYLTYFLSRTGLPMKTVYSNVTELLIAGVDTISSTMSWSLYELSRHPEVQASLRDEVLSVLEGRRVAEAKDVAQMPLLKATVKEVLRLYPVIPANARVITERDIQVGGYLIPKNTLITLCHFATSRDPAVFPKPDEFHPHRWLNKDQTHHPYASVPFGVGKRSCIGRRIAELELYLALTRILIEFNVKPNPDGISVKPMTRTLLVPENVISLQFIER from the exons ATGATCCCTGTGAGAAGGATGCTGCAACAAGCTCTCAGAGTATCCGGCCGGAGCGCCTTCCCTCTGCTGAAGTGGATGGAGAGGTGGGCTGAGGGCGCATCCGCCAAGCCGCAGGCACTGAGGACCCTGGACGACATGCCGGGTCCGTCGGTCGGGAGATTCGCCTGGGACTTGTTCGCCAGGCGTGGGCTGTCGCGGCTGCACGAGTTACAG GTGGAAGGAGTGCAGCGGTATGGGCCCATGTGGAAGGCCAGCTTCGGCCCCATCCTGACAGTTCATGTGGCGGATCCAGTGCTCATTGAGCAGGTGCTGAGGCAGGAGGGCCAGCACCCCATGCGCTCTGACCTGTCCTCCTGGAAGGACTACAGGAAGCTCAGAGATCACCACTACGGGCTCCTGACAGC tgagggggaggagtggCAGTCGGTGAGGAGCCTCTTGGGGAAGCATATGCTGCGGCCAAAAGCAGTCGAAGCCTACGATAAAACCCTGAACGCCGTGGTCAGTGACCTGATTGCCAAACTTCGCCTTTGCAGACGCTCTCAGGGCCTCGTCTCTGACATCGCCAGCGAGTTCTACCGCTTTGGCCTTGAGG GTATTTCCTCAGTATTGTTTGAATCCAGAATCGGTTGCCTGGATGAAGTTGTCCCAGAAGAGACGGAGCGTTTCATACAGTCGATCAACACCATGTTTGTAATGACGCTTCTCACAATGGCGATGCCAAAGTGGTTGCACCGGCTGTTTCCAAAACCCTGGAACATCTTCTGTCAGTGCTGGGACTACATGTTTGACTTTG CAAAAGGTCACATTGACCAGCGTTTGACGTCTGAAGCAGAGAAGGTTGCCTgtggagaggaggtggagggccgCTACCTCACCTACTTCCTGTCGCGGACCGGTCTGCCAATGAAAACTGTCTACAGCAACGTCACAGAGCTGCTTATTGCAGGAGTCGACACA ATCTCCAGCACCATGTCCTGGTCGTTGTATGAGCTGTCCCGCCACCCCGAGGTGCAGGCGTCGCTCCGGGACGAGGTGTTAAGCGTGCTGGAGGGCCGACGCGTAGCAGAGGCAAAGGATGTGGCCCAAATGCCTCTCCTGAAGGCCACAGTCAAAGAAGTGCTCAG GTTGTACCCGGTTATTCCTGCCAATGCAAGAGTCATtacagagagagacatccaGGTTGGAGGCTATCTCATCCCTAAAAAT ACTCTGATTACCCTGTGCCACTTTGCGACATCGCGGGATCCAGCGGTGTTTCCAAAGCCAGATGAATTCCATCCACATCGATGGTTGAACAAGGACCAGACTCACCACCCGTATGCTTCAGTACCATTTGGGGTGGGAAAACGCAGCTGCATAGGTCGACGTATCGCTGAGCTGGAACTCTACCTTGCTCTTACCAGG ATTCTCATAGAGTTCAACGTGAAGCCGAACCCAGACGGGATTTCCGTGAAGCCCATGACGCGTACGCTCCTGGTTCCTGAAAATGTCATTAGCCTCCAGTTTATTGAACGATGA
- the mcrs1 gene encoding microspherule protein 1, protein MQAGDPVAGATMAGAGAQSRSEDEESLGVKDVKRTATQAFGISVPKRRSSSRSIKRKKFDDELVESSLVKSSSRVKGPPVIEPVRCSGSEPSSSEKKKVTKSGMALTLPLTMVVNPAPITKRVKKSKQPLHITKDLGRWKPTDDLLLINAVLQTTDLTSVHLGVKFSCRFTLREIKERWYALLYDPVISKLAWQAMRQLHPEAIAAIQSKALFSQAEEGLLANIGSTSQPKLDVFQELLSKHPSVFHPSRTPKSLLVHWQLLKQYYLLDDQSVQPLPKGDQVLNFSDAEQMVDDVKLKESRDEVLEHELMISDRHQKKEIRQLEQELPRWQVLVDSITGMSMPDFDNQTLAALRGRMVRYLMRSREITLGRATKDKPIDVDLSLEGPAWKISRKQGIIKLKNNGDFFIANEGRRPIYIDGRPVLSGNKWKLNNNSVVEIAGLRFVFLINLELISLIKAEAAKMTPQ, encoded by the exons ATGCAAGCTGGGGACCCAGTGGCTGGTGCAACAatggctggtgctggtgctCAGAGTCGGTCGGAGGACGAAGAGTCACTTGGAGTAAAAGATGTGAAAAGGACAGCAACACAAGCGTTTGGCATTAGTGTTCCCAAACGCAGAAGTTCATCCAG ATCAATAAAGAGGAAGAAGTTTGATGATGAGCTGGTGGAGAGCAGTCTCGTGAAGTCATCCAGTAGAGTCAAAGGCCCTCCTGTCATAGAGCCTGTCCGCTGTTCGGGGAGTGAACCTTCATCtagcgagaaaaaaaag GTCACAAAATCAGGAATGGCTCTCACACTGCCTCTCACAATGGTAGTTAACCCTGCACCCATCACTAAAAGAGTAAAGAAAAGCAAGCAGCCTTTACATATTACAAAAGACTTGGGAAGATGGAAACCCACGGATGACCTTCTACTTATAAATGCAGTTTTGCAG ACTACAGACCTAACATCTGTTCATTTGGGGGTGAAGTTCAGTTGTCGTTTCACGTTGCGGGAAATTAAAGAACGGTGGTACGCTCTCCTCTACGATCCTGTCATCTCAAA GCTGGCATGGCAGGCCATGCGGCAGCTTCACCCAGAGGCCATTGCAGCGATCCAAAGCAAAGCTCTCTTTAGTCAGGCTGAGGAGGGTTTGCTGGCAAACATTGGTTCA ACTAGTCAGCCCAAACTGGATGTGTTCCAAGAGCTTTTGAGCAAACACCCCAGTGTCTTTCACCCATCTCGCACCCCCAAGAGCCTGCTGGTACACTGGCAGCTGCTAAAGCAGTACTACCTACTGGATGATCAGAGCG TCCAGCCTCTGCCAAAAGGAGACCAAGTCCTCAACTTCTCTGATGCTGAGCAGATGGTGGATGATGTAAAGTTAAA GGAGAGTAGAGATGAAGTGTTAGAACATG AGCTGATGATTTCTGATCGTCatcaaaaaaaagagatcagACAGTTGGAACAGGAGTTGCCTCGTTGGCAGGTCCTTGTGGATAGTATTACGG GGATGAGCATGCCTGATTTTGACAACCAGACACTGGCAGCATTACGAGGAAGAATGGTACGCTACCTCATGCGGTCGCGAGAG ATTACTTTGGGGAGGGCGACCAAGGACAAACCAATAGATGTAGATCTGTCTCTAGAAGGACCTGCCTGGAAAATATCAAGAAAACAAG GAATTATTAAACTGAAGAATAATGGAGACTTCTTCATCGCCAATGAGGGCAGAAGGCCCATCTACATAGATGGCAGACCGGTCCTGTCGGGAAACAAGTGGAAACTTAACAACAACTCCGTGGTGGAG ATTGCAGGTCTTCGCTTCGTGTTTCTCATTAACCTAGAACTCATCTCACTTATAAAAGCTGAAGCAGCCAAGATGACGCCGCAGTGA